Proteins co-encoded in one Marmota flaviventris isolate mMarFla1 chromosome 9, mMarFla1.hap1, whole genome shotgun sequence genomic window:
- the Capn5 gene encoding calpain-5 isoform X1 has translation MFSCVKPYEDQNYSSLKRACLRKKVLFEDSHFPATDDSLYYKGSPGPTVRWKRPKDICEDPRLFVDGISSHDLHQGQVGNCWFVAACSSLASRESLWQKVIPDWKEQEWDPEKPDAYAGIFHFHFWRFGEWVDVVIDDRLPTVNNQLIYCHSNSRNEFWCALVEKAYAKLAGCYQALDGGNTADALVDFTGGVSEPIDLTEGDFANDEAKRNQLFERVLKVHSRGGLISASIKAVTAADMEARLACGLVKGHAYAVTDVRKVRLGHGLLAFFKSEKLDMIRLRNPWGEREWNGPWSDTSEEWQKVSKSEREKMGVTVQDDGEFWMTFEDMCRYFTDIIKCRLLNTSYLSIHKTWEEARLRGAWTRHEDPRQNRSGGCINHKDTFFQNPQYIFEVRKPEDEVLVCLQQQPKRSTRQEGKGENLAIGFDIYKVEENRQYRMHSLQHKAASSIYINSRSVFLRTDQPEGRYVIIPTTFEPGHTGEFLLRVFTDVPSNCRELRHDEPPRTCWSSLCGYPQQVTQVHVLGAAGLKDSQTGANSYVIIKCEGDKVRSTVQKGTSTPEYNVKGVFYRKKPSQPITVQIWNHRVLKDEFLGQVHLKADPDDLQALHTLHLRDRSSRQPSDLPGTVAVHVLSSASLTAI, from the exons GACATCTGCGAGGACCCCCGCCTCTTTGTGGATGGCATCAGCTCCCACGATCTGCACCAGGGACAGGTGGGCAACTGCTGGTTTGTGGCAGCCTGCTCTTCACTCGCCTCCCGTGAGTCGCTGTGGCAGAAG GTCATCCCAGACTGGAAGGAGCAGGAGTGGGACCCTGAGAAGCCCGACGCCTACGCCGGCATCTTCCATTTCCACTTCTGGCGCTTTGGGGAGTGGGTGGACGTGGTCATTGATGACCGGCTGCCCACAGTCAACAACCAGCTCATCTACTGCCACTCCAACTCCCGCAATGAGTTCTGGTGCGCTCTGGTGGAGAAGGCCTATGCCAA GCTGGCGGGCTGTTACCAGGCCCTGGATGGAGGCAACACAGCGGATGCACTGGTGGACTTCACGGGCGGCGTTTCTGAGCCCATCGACCTGACTGAGGGGGACTTTGCCAATGACGAGGCCAAGAGGAACCAGCTCTTTGAGCGTGTGTTGAAGGTGCACAGCCGGGGAGGCCTCATCAGTGCCTCCATCAAG GCTGTTACAGCAGCTGACATGGAGGCACGCCTGGCGTGCGGCTTGGTGAAGGGTCATGCTTATGCTGTCACCGACGTACGCAAGGTGCGCCTGGGCCATGGCCTGCTGGCCTTTTTCAAGTCAGAGAAGCTGGACATGATCCGCCTACGCAACCCCTGGGGCGAGCGGGAGTGGAATGGTCCCTGGAGTGACAC CTCAGAAGAATGGCAGAAAGTGAGCAAGAGTGAGCGGGAAAAGATGGGTGTGACCGTGCAGGACGATGGCGAGTTCTG GATGACCTTCGAGGACATGTGCCGCTACTTCACCGACATCATCAAGTGCCGCCTGCTCAACACATCCTACCTGAGCATCCACAAGACGTGGGAGGAGGCCCGCCTGCGCGGTGCCTGGACTCGGCACGAGGACCCTCGGCAGAACCGCAGCGGGGGCTGCATCAACCACAAGGACACCTTCTTCCAGAACCCGCAG TACATCTTTGAGGTCAGGAAGCCGGAAGATGAGGTGCTGGTGTGTCTCCAGCAGCAGCCGAAGCGGTCCACCCGCCAGGAGGGCAAGGGCGAGAACCTGGCCATTGGCTTTGACATCTACAAG GTGGAGGAGAACCGCCAGTACCGCATGCACAGCCTGCAGCACAAGGCCGCCAGCTCCATCTACATCAACTCGCGCAGCGTCTTCTTGCGCACGGACCAGCCCGAGGGCCGCTACGTCATCATCCCCACCACCTTTGAGCCAGGCCACACCGGCGAGTTCCTGCTCAGAGTCTTCACGGACGTGCCCTCCAACTGCCG AGAACTGCGCCATGATGAGCCCCCCCGCACCTGCTGGAGCTCCCTGTGTGGCTACCCCCAGCAGGTGACCCAGGTACATGTCCTGGGGGCTGCTGGCCTCAAGGACTCCCAGACAG gGGCTAACTCTTACGTGATCATCAAGTGTGAAGGGGACAAAGTCCGCTCAACTGTGCAGAAAGGGACCTCCACACCTGAGTACAATGTGAAAGGAGTCTTCTACCGCAAGAAGCCAAGCCAGCCCATCACCGTGCAG ATCTGGAATCACCGAGTCCTGAAGGATGAATTCTTGGGCCAGGTGCACCTGAAGGCTGACCCGGATGACCTCCAGGCCCTGCACACCCTCCACCTCCGAGACCGCAGCAGCCGGCAGCCGAGCGacttgccaggcactgtggctgTGCACGTCCTCAGCAGTGCCTCCCTCACAGCTATCTGA
- the Capn5 gene encoding calpain-5 isoform X2, with amino-acid sequence MTRSTTRAAQGPLSGGSGPRTSARTPASLWMASAPTICTRDRWATAGLWQPALHSPPVSRCGRRLAGCYQALDGGNTADALVDFTGGVSEPIDLTEGDFANDEAKRNQLFERVLKVHSRGGLISASIKAVTAADMEARLACGLVKGHAYAVTDVRKVRLGHGLLAFFKSEKLDMIRLRNPWGEREWNGPWSDTSEEWQKVSKSEREKMGVTVQDDGEFWMTFEDMCRYFTDIIKCRLLNTSYLSIHKTWEEARLRGAWTRHEDPRQNRSGGCINHKDTFFQNPQYIFEVRKPEDEVLVCLQQQPKRSTRQEGKGENLAIGFDIYKVEENRQYRMHSLQHKAASSIYINSRSVFLRTDQPEGRYVIIPTTFEPGHTGEFLLRVFTDVPSNCRELRHDEPPRTCWSSLCGYPQQVTQVHVLGAAGLKDSQTGANSYVIIKCEGDKVRSTVQKGTSTPEYNVKGVFYRKKPSQPITVQIWNHRVLKDEFLGQVHLKADPDDLQALHTLHLRDRSSRQPSDLPGTVAVHVLSSASLTAI; translated from the exons GACATCTGCGAGGACCCCCGCCTCTTTGTGGATGGCATCAGCTCCCACGATCTGCACCAGGGACAGGTGGGCAACTGCTGGTTTGTGGCAGCCTGCTCTTCACTCGCCTCCCGTGAGTCGCTGTGGCAGAAG GCTGGCGGGCTGTTACCAGGCCCTGGATGGAGGCAACACAGCGGATGCACTGGTGGACTTCACGGGCGGCGTTTCTGAGCCCATCGACCTGACTGAGGGGGACTTTGCCAATGACGAGGCCAAGAGGAACCAGCTCTTTGAGCGTGTGTTGAAGGTGCACAGCCGGGGAGGCCTCATCAGTGCCTCCATCAAG GCTGTTACAGCAGCTGACATGGAGGCACGCCTGGCGTGCGGCTTGGTGAAGGGTCATGCTTATGCTGTCACCGACGTACGCAAGGTGCGCCTGGGCCATGGCCTGCTGGCCTTTTTCAAGTCAGAGAAGCTGGACATGATCCGCCTACGCAACCCCTGGGGCGAGCGGGAGTGGAATGGTCCCTGGAGTGACAC CTCAGAAGAATGGCAGAAAGTGAGCAAGAGTGAGCGGGAAAAGATGGGTGTGACCGTGCAGGACGATGGCGAGTTCTG GATGACCTTCGAGGACATGTGCCGCTACTTCACCGACATCATCAAGTGCCGCCTGCTCAACACATCCTACCTGAGCATCCACAAGACGTGGGAGGAGGCCCGCCTGCGCGGTGCCTGGACTCGGCACGAGGACCCTCGGCAGAACCGCAGCGGGGGCTGCATCAACCACAAGGACACCTTCTTCCAGAACCCGCAG TACATCTTTGAGGTCAGGAAGCCGGAAGATGAGGTGCTGGTGTGTCTCCAGCAGCAGCCGAAGCGGTCCACCCGCCAGGAGGGCAAGGGCGAGAACCTGGCCATTGGCTTTGACATCTACAAG GTGGAGGAGAACCGCCAGTACCGCATGCACAGCCTGCAGCACAAGGCCGCCAGCTCCATCTACATCAACTCGCGCAGCGTCTTCTTGCGCACGGACCAGCCCGAGGGCCGCTACGTCATCATCCCCACCACCTTTGAGCCAGGCCACACCGGCGAGTTCCTGCTCAGAGTCTTCACGGACGTGCCCTCCAACTGCCG AGAACTGCGCCATGATGAGCCCCCCCGCACCTGCTGGAGCTCCCTGTGTGGCTACCCCCAGCAGGTGACCCAGGTACATGTCCTGGGGGCTGCTGGCCTCAAGGACTCCCAGACAG gGGCTAACTCTTACGTGATCATCAAGTGTGAAGGGGACAAAGTCCGCTCAACTGTGCAGAAAGGGACCTCCACACCTGAGTACAATGTGAAAGGAGTCTTCTACCGCAAGAAGCCAAGCCAGCCCATCACCGTGCAG ATCTGGAATCACCGAGTCCTGAAGGATGAATTCTTGGGCCAGGTGCACCTGAAGGCTGACCCGGATGACCTCCAGGCCCTGCACACCCTCCACCTCCGAGACCGCAGCAGCCGGCAGCCGAGCGacttgccaggcactgtggctgTGCACGTCCTCAGCAGTGCCTCCCTCACAGCTATCTGA
- the Omp gene encoding olfactory marker protein, which yields MAEDGPQKQQLDMPLVLDKDLTKQMRLRVESLKQRGEKRQDGEKLLRPAESVYRLDFTQQQRLQFERWNVALDKPGKVTITGTSQNWTPDLTNLMTRQLLDPAAIFWRKEDSDAMDCNEADALEFGERLSDLAKIRKVMYFLITFGEGLEPADLKASVVFSQL from the coding sequence ATGGCGGAGGACGGGCCGCAGAAGCAGCAGCTGGACATGCCGCTGGTCCTGGACAAGGACCTGACCAAGCAGATGCGGCTGCGCGTGGAGAGCCTGAAGCAGCGTGGGGAGAAGCGCCAGGACGGCGAGAAGCTGCTGAGGCCGGCGGAGTCCGTGTACCGCCTCGACTTCACCCAGCAGCAGAGGCTGCAGTTCGAGCGCTGGAACGTGGCGCTGGACAAGCCCGGCAAGGTCACCATCACCGGCACCTCGCAGAACTGGACGCCCGACCTCACCAACCTCATGACGCGCCAGCTGCTGGACCCCGCTGCCATCTTCTGGCGCAAGGAGGACTCGGACGCCATGGATTGTAACGAGGCCGATGCCCTGGAGTTCGGGGAGCGCCTGTCGGATTTGGCCAAGATCCGCAAGGTCATGTACTTCCTCATCACCTTTGGTGAAGGGCTGGAGCCTGCTGACCTCAAGGCCTCCGTGGTGTTCAGCCAGCTCTGA